From a single Granulicella aggregans genomic region:
- the rpmB gene encoding 50S ribosomal protein L28, with product MAQKCDLCGKGPQFGNNISHAHNTTRRRWNVNLQPVKAVTNGISKRMRVCTSCIKTGKVVKG from the coding sequence ATGGCACAAAAATGTGATCTTTGCGGCAAAGGCCCGCAGTTCGGCAACAACATCTCGCACGCCCACAACACGACCCGCCGTCGCTGGAACGTCAACCTGCAGCCCGTGAAGGCCGTCACCAACGGCATCAGCAAGCGCATGCGCGTCTGCACCAGCTGCATCAAGACCGGCAAAGTCGTAAAGGGCTAA